The DNA window gtaagGGACACTACAGGGAACAACACTAACGTTCTGCTTCTAATCTCAGGTGCAAACTGAGATTCTGCAGAggagacaaaaggagaaaaaaaatatgttgaatGCAGTCAAGAAATATCAGAAAGGTAAAGTTAACTTGTCTAAGAGAGCAAATGTGTCATGGGAACAGTGATGTGTGAGCGGTATAAGGCAGCGTGATGTGTGGCGTCAGTGTGCAGTGCTGGGCGGTGAGCTtgacaggctgctgctgtgcaggatCATACGCCAGTGGCAGTGAAAATCCTCCCAGGTAGCTGTTCTTCAGTGCGGGTGACTTGTTGCTATTACTTGCTTAGACTGAAGATTCACATTTTTTGTGGTGGTAGCTGGGCAACTGTTATGTCTTTGCTCTTGCAGGTCTCTCTGACAAGCTGGATTTTCTAGATGAAGACCAGACGTCATCTCAAGGGAATAAAAAAGGCAGTGCAAGTCAACGGATGAAGAAGGGGTGAGaccagaaaagaaagatatttaaatCTAGaatctctgggtttttttgtcttttaggGTATCATTTTGTGGAACAAGAAAGCTGTTCTGATTAATGTTTGTTAAAATAAGTCTGAGGTGACTTTCTGTCCCTAGAGAGGAGGAAAACTGTGTCCATactggagcagagactgaaATGTGCTAATTTCTGCCTCTTCAATAAGAGGGGAAGGGTTTATGATCGCTGACGGGAGTCCATCAGCAGATACATGTGCCTTCTTGAGAGCTTCCTGAGGAGAGGAATATAAGTGATGatggtgtttggttgtttttcagACCAAATGCCAAAAGACGGTACAAGAATCAgaagtttggttttggtgggaaGAAGAAGGGCTCAAAGTGGAACACAAAGGAGAGTTGCAATGACGTATCCAGCTTCCGGTCAAAAGTGGCTCACAACAAAGGcccaggaaaagcaggaaaaggagggaaaaaagccctCAATGTAAGTAAAATGTTGCATGCAAATGATCGTAGGAAGCCAGCCCTAGTCTGGGAGGGAGAGCTAAGTATGTGATGGGTGCCTCCAGCATCTGGGAGTGACAATGTCCGTCTTTGGGAGCTGAAAGTAGTTCAGTTGCAGCTGGTGAGGACGGTGGTTCAGTGTCTGAGCAGGGAAATGAGCGGGGGAGTTAGCGGTACTGTTTGTTGCTACCTGTGCCCGCAAACCTCCCTCTCCAGAGGTACTGACAAATATCCTCTGCTTGCTATCCTCCCCAAGCTATAGAGCTAGAACAAAAATTaaggacaggaaaataaagatcTGAATCTGTCCTTCTTTTGCAGAAGAGACCTGGAAAGAGAGCaaggcagaaaatgaagaacagaGCACGATAAGAGGACTGTGCTCCCCAGTGGGattcctgtgtttctgtgtgttgcaaaatgtgtttctgctggaaagcagctaaCCGTGGAGCAAGCTGAATGCTTCCaagtggaaagaaagaaaagtcagtgGAAGCTAGTGCCTTATCACTAATTTCTTATTGTCTGTTTGGTTGAAGGATTGTTTTCTACTTAAACCTTTGGGGTGTGAACGCATTAAATGGTTTGCACAGAGCTAATTCATTTTTAGTTGTGTTATGAATGGTGGCTGAAACCTGTCCTTTGTTCCTTTCATTGTGACAGCTTTTTCCACAGCTACTGTTGACATGTACTTAGTGAACTTGAGTTCTGGGTCATCTTGCCGATGTCAGAATAGGAAGTCTGAAGCCTGTCAAGATCTTAAAGCAGTTTTTAGACTGTTGATATCGATGGGTGTGGAAACAACAGTGAGACAAATGCAACAATCTTACAAATCGGTTTATTTCTGTGACTATTGTCAGGCTACAAATCTGGACAGACTTGAggttctctctttccttttctcgCTGTCTTCTCTTGCCAGAAATCTACCAGACTCACCTAATAACAAGCAAGGCCTAACACATTAGATGTCATTAACTGCCTCTTTTCAGTTGTGTGGCTTTGCCACTCTGCTACTGCAGGTTCTCCGACTGCTCCTCCCCGTGCCCATGGCGGCCATTTACTTAGTGATCTCAGTTCTGTGGCGTGGGAAGTAGAGTCTGCAATCAGTACGGTCCACATGaacctgggaaagaaaaatgatgaaTGGTCATGTGCTTTTACTAGAATTAGTAGTAGTCCCTCCAGGGAAGACTGATGCATGGTGTTCTTGCTACTGAGAAATGCCCAAATGACAAATGAATAGGGTACCACCTATTTGAGAATATACTGTTCACTGGTTTGTTATGGAGGAACCtggtgaaaaaggaaaacttaatGTATGAAACAGCATCGTGAGTCCTGACTATAAATTTAACTCACTTTCCTACATGCAAATTTAGCTGCCTCTTTCCTGCCAGCCTAATCCTACCACCAGTATCTAACAGTGTAAAGCCCTGCTGAGATGTCTGTTGCTAGCCTTGTCATGAGTAACTAGTTTACCTGAAGTGTAATATGAAAAGTTGCAGAAGACTGTCCTATGTTCTTATTTATCTTAGTTTTCTTTGTGACAGCCCAAAATTAATCAGACCATCATTTGCCTTTCTCAAAACACTAATCTACAAAGTCAGTCATCATCACAGCTATTTGTTTGTCGGATATGATTGATGTCTCAGCTTGTTAATAAGATTTCCTCCTGTTAATTCACACTTCCCCAGATGAATCCTCGCTGGTGTATTCTGCCTTGGATTTACTCAGCTGATTATTAATtttatggttttgcttttgcaatTTGTTTGACAGATACTGTACAGCGGcacatttcttttcacagtttttATGTATGTTGCTTCACATTGCTCACTACACCGTTTCTTGTGGCTGAATTCTTCAGTAAACAGCCGTGACAATGTATGTGACATTTGGCGTTATGCTAGGGGTTGACTGCCATTGTAGTCATTTTGCATCCAGGTTTCTCAGGGGAAATACACTGCTACTGTGTTCATGAGCCTATGCCAGTGTGAAGAGTCCTCTTAGgtgtaaattttaaaagcttgttgtccatgaacagctctgctcatTCCTAGTCATATCTGTTTTCCATGTTtgtcacaaattattttcttgcatgAATATCTTTCAGTGTGATGGGCTGAACCTCTCTGGATCCTGCAAATAGCCGAGTCCCTTAAGCACCCTACTCACCAAAGGTGTTGTGTTCCAGCCAATTTCTTGGCTTTCAGTTTGTGGCTCTGAATATTTCTTTGTTGGCTCCAGTGCTGCATGGTGAATAAGATTCAGAAACCTGGCTGTTGGTTTGAGAGAGAcaaatacaaatgaaagaaagtatgtttaaaaacagTCACCTGTGGATGTGTGTTAGAATGAGACATCCTAACCTTGTCCAAGCAATAGCAAGGAAGCGAAGGTTGGAGGCAACCTCTATGCttctgcaaattattttgttagagAATGCAGGGTGACATTTCTACTTAAATTTATCCTGATGAAGTTTCAAGATTTGCCTGCCTATATTCTCCTGTTAATTCTGTCAACCCTGCCTACTGTATTGTAGCATCTTACTTTTCTTATACCACATCTAGTATCAGCCAACGTTCCACGTTACCTGTCGTCTTTCTCAGTTGCCTGAGACCTGCTgcctttccttgttttgttttttttttcccccacaatcCTCGACTAGAACAGGCCAACCTTAACCAACTGTTAAGGTTTTTAGCCAAAACTGGCATGTTAGAAATACAGGAGCAGTTGCTGTAGTAGTTGCTGTAGTCCTGTTATTAGTGCTCTAAAGCAAGACTCAGCGGCCATTTCAGCACTTTACTGCATGCAGTGGTTAGGTAGAATCTGCAATGACAGGCAACGTGTATGTATAAAATATGtttctagatttttttgttttcccctgaaAGAGGTTTAGATTCTTAAGCAGAATTTTATAGTGTGATAcctgaacaaaaacaaaagcataattGCATGAATGCGAGCTTGTGCTGATAATGAAAAAGTAATGGAAAAGGGatttaaagtggaaaaaacctgccttatatttaacaaaaatcatgaatgaatttaattttcttctgttgtcaCAGGGGTGTTTCCACATATGTCATCTTTTAGACTAATTGGAATTTTTTGATCTTTCCTATTAgtcattttcttatttaattatcACAAGCTGTTCAGAGATTACTTACCATCTGCTGGCTCTTCTATATTATCATGCCAAGACATAGGCTTCTTGGTGATCGTGTGAACTGGAAAGAAATGATGCAGGTGAATTACTTCAATGTGATTTTAGCATCACAGCCAGGTATAGAATATCTGTCACTCCAAATGCTCTGTCTGGTTATTCCCCAGTTTGGGCCCAGCTACTTCACTGGAGTTGTAAAGGAAGAACAGCATGTGAAGAGAACAAAGTGTGTTAGAGTACTGATTAATAGCAACTTCCTAGAAAGGGAAGGGGGTTAACCATGCTAAAGGCATGTTGCTGGATGCTGCTTGCATTCACCAGAGCAATGTTCCATCCCACCATGTGGTGGCCTGCACCAGGCGTCAAATGATTTTCCTTTGgttcatttttgtttggttcaTTTTTGTGAACCTGTTCACACCACCTGTTCGTGCCAGTGTAGGCAATGATGTTCCATGACTATCAGTGGGCAGGTAGAAATCAGCCCAGGGGCTGAAGAAACAGGGTCTATTGTTGGGGCTCTCCGCCCCATCTTAGCTCTGTGGTTTCTGCTCAAGATCCTTGGGTTCCAGACACTGTGGCCTTCTACGTGGCATTGTCTAATTTGAGCAAGTCGGTCTTATCTCAATTCTGTCTTTTGAGTGCGCAGGCTCGTTTCTCCTGTGTTACAAAAAGCCCACCGGTTGCTCCTTCCAGATCTACCCCTCCTATGGGCCCTCTTGGGTGCACTGCTCCTGCGTCGGGCGGGCCCCAGgggcttcccctcccctccgccccacgggcctcccctctgccccatccTCGTCTTGCCCTCCGCGACCGTTGCCGGTGCCCGCGGGGCCGCCGTCGCGCCACCTCACCGCGGCGGAGTGGGTTCACGCCGTACTGCGTGTGCAGCCCCTGGTACTGCAGCTCCTTCCGCACCCGCTCGCAGAGGAGCCGGTTCTGCCGCACCGGATCCGGCGGCTGCTTCCCCGCGCTGCGGGCGGCCATGGCACCGCCGGGCGTCCCGTAGCCTGGCAACGCCTCACGTGATCTCCACGAGGCCGCTGATTGGCCCGGCTGGCGTTCCCAGTCCCTTCCCGCTTCCTATTGGCCGCCGAGTTAAAGCCCCCGGCGCTGATTGGCGGCGGCTGCACGCGGCGGGTTTGAATGACCGGTGCGGCGGAGGCGGTGGCAGGATGGAGGACGCGGAGCTGCGCTGCACCGTGGCCGTGGAGCAGCCGCTGCCGGGCGGAGAAGCCCCGCGGCGCCGCCTGATGCGGGGCGCGATGGTGCTGCTGGGCCGCAACGAGCTGCGGCAGCCGGTGCTGCGAGTGGTCGGTAACGGCGGGGCGGCGGTGCTGAGCTTCGTGCTGGCTGGTGACACCGTGCGGCTCTTCACGCGGTTCGCGGGCGacgggcgggcggccgtgcgGGTGGGGCCGAGCGGCGCCCAGGTGCTGCTGTCCGACTGTCCCCCAGACGCGCTGCGCCGCTTCCTCCGTCTCCTGCGGCTGAAGGTCGCCGCCGGGCCGCGGGGCGCACGCCGCCTCCCCCGGCTGCTGGACCGGCCGCCGCCGGCCTTCGCCGTTATCAGCCCGCTGCAGGAGCGAGACCTGCTgcgcggccccggccgcccccaCGGCGGCGAGGCGCGGGGAGAGCGCCCTGCCGAGGTGAGTCCCGGGGCGAGGGGGGCGGCCCCGGTTGCCGGCTCCCGGCCCCGGTCTCACAGCAGCCGCCGCCCGATCCCGCAGGTGCCCCGCGCGGAGAGGCGACCCCCGGCCAGGCTCTCGGCGGAGCAGGAGGCGGTCCTGGGCGCCGTGCGGAGCGGGAAGAGCATCTTCTTCACCGGCTGTGCAGGTGAGGGGGCTGGGCGGCTGCCAGTGGGTGAAGTCCCCGGGCCTACCACTGACCTGCTGCATCCTCCCTTTCTAAGGGACTGGGAAGTCGTTCCTGCTGAAGAAGATCGTGGGATCCCTCCCACCCAAGAGCACATACGCTACAGCCAGCACGGGAGTGGCGGCTTGCCACATCGGTGGTACCACTCTCCACGCCTTTGCAGGTAAGGGTCTGTCTAACAGCGAGGGGCTGGGAGTTCTCACTCCCCTCCCAAAGAGTCAGGACCTTCTCAAAGCTTtactttcatagaatcattgaggttggaaaagacctctaaaatcataaagtccaacccccaaaccaacatccccaggcctcctaaaccatgccctgaagtgccacatctacacccttttttaacacctccagggatggtgactccaccacctccctgggcagcctgttccaatgcctgaccactcttctaGTGAAGAcgttttccctaatatccaatctaaacctcccctgacgcagcttgaggccatttcctctcgtcctatcactagtaacttgggagaagagaccaacacccacctcactgaggtctcccctcagcctcctcttctccagactaaacaaccccagctccctcagccgttTCTCACAGGACTTGTTCTCCAAGTCATTCTCTGTCTTCTCCCCTGCCAGGAATCGGCTCtgggaaggcacctctggaacAGTGTATTCAGCTGGCAGAGAGGCCTGGGGTGCGCCAGCACTGGCTGGCCTGCCAGCACTTAATTATTGATGAGATCTCAATGGTGGACGGCAAGTTCTTTGACAGGCTGGAGGCGGTGGCGAGGTAAGAGATTGCCAGGCCAAACAGCTAACAGACATTAGTTTCACTAAATTTCCATGCCGCTTCCTTCCTTTGGATGTGTGAATGGATACAAGGAAGCTGCTGGCATAGGACtggaaggaaatattaaaaagtatcCAGGATGTGGGCAGACCTTTATCTTGATAAGTTTTGATCatgtccctgctccccagaTGTGGCTGTTCTGGTTGCTGTTTCAATCTCTGGAGCCAAGTGTTGTGTATATAGCTGAGTCCAGATTACAGCTGTCTAGGCTGTGCCCAGCAGCTGTCTcttgcagggagcagcagtggTAGTATAGCAGCTACCAAAGAACCAAGATGGGCAATGACACTTAGGGTGGGTAAGCAAAGCAAGCTCAGTGTCATGCAATAGCACTGCTTAATTATTTGAGCTCTTCTGACACAGGTAATCATACCTTACTGTAGGTGGTGCATGTCTGAACATACTGACAGACTAAGAAGTAACTTCTGAGACCTGACTACATCCAGGTCATGGAGGGCGTTCAAagtttctcctctcttcctctttcccttccagGGCAGTCAGAAAACGGGATGAGCCTTTTGGAGGAATTCAGCTGATCATCTGTGGGGACTTCTTGCAGCTACCCCCAGTCTGCAAGGCTAATGAAGAAACCAAGTTCTGCTTCCAGGTACAAAACTGTCCCTAAACTCATTCTCATACTGCAAGTCTGGCTCTTTTGTAACAAGAGAATGATTTGCCAGGCAAAAAGCTGGAGGAAATGCATCCACATAAACATGGAGCTGACCGAAGTGTGGAGACAGACTGACAAGACCTTTGTCTCGCTCTTGAGTGCAGTCCGCTTAGGCAGGTGAGGAAAAACTTCATAATCCCTGCTTCCCTACTGATGGCGCAGAAGAAAGAGGTGTTTGTTGCTTCTCTGTGCTCTATCAGGAATGTGTAGCTGGGGACAATATCTATAAATGCTTTAACCAATGCAAGCAGTCTTTATATATGCTGCTCCGGTAAGGAAGGACCTTCCTAGGGTCCCTCTCTGcaatttctgtgaagaaattcaATGGACACCAagcgggcagggctgggacacaCACTTGCACTTCTCTCTGATATTGCGTAGTTATCTTTGTCCTGATCTCTGGAGGGCTGGGGCTTGCACAGCCTGATCCAGCTGTGTGGTGGTTACTGCTGCTCAAGACCTGTGTCTGATCACTTCAAATAAGAATCCCCTTTTCCTGGTTACCAGGTGCACAGAGGAGGTTACCAGACTGTTGATGCAGACTGCTGCTAACAGGTCTGAGCGTGATGGGATCCTGGCTACGCGGCTCTGCACCCATAAAGATGATGTAGCAATAACTAATGAGAGATGCTTGCAACAGCTATCAGGTGAACTCCTTGGAGGAAGCTGCTGGCTTTGGGGCTGAGCTTTGAGTGGATGCACTAGTGATCCTGTGGTGTCAGGAAGAACTGGTGCTCCTTCATGCACAGCTGCACCAGTCCAAGCTGTGCCTGTTGGAGTTGAGCTGCCTGGGGAAAGACTTCACAGCTTTTTGCTTAAAAGTCCCCACTGTTACTTCTCGGTGTGTAATAGATGGCGAACTCATTGCTTGCTGTGAGGTAGGGTGGGTCATTATTGGCTCCAtacccctgctttttctttttctatagcATCCCAGAAAGGCTGTGCTCTATCCAGCCATGATTTGGATAAAGGGTTATTTAATTTCTGCCTCCTTGCCTGGCCCTAGGGCTCTTTCTCAGTCCTCTTTGGAGATCTGGTGTTGGCAGCAAGTGAAATTGGTCATATGCTCAAAATGGTGACTGCTCAGGCTGTATTTACTGTTGGCCTTTGGttcctgagccttctcttgCTCTGGGAGTTATGTTGGGAAGAGAGGCAATAGGGAGCTTTCTGCTGTTAGATGTGACAAGGTTTGTGTGAAGATGCCCTACCAGCAGAGCAGACAGGATAATAGAAGAGGACTTGCTGTTAGAAATAAATGCTGTGcctcctgcagtgctgtgtggaTTATGTTCAATGGTTGCAATTTGTCACACCTTTCTTTCCTTAACAGGAGAATTGTACACTTTTGGGGCTTTGGACAGCGACCCAATGCTAGTGAAATTAATCGATGCTCAGTGTCCTGTGGGTGGTAGAGTTGAGCTAAAGCTTGGAGCCCAGGTGGGTGCATGTACCtacatttgtaaataaaaaattaaaggaatagCAGATAAATGTATAGAGTAGATTAAATGTTTAGAATGCAGATTCTGTACGGAATGGCAGGCCAACAGAAGACTCTATCCCAATCTTTGTATCCTTTCTCCTTGGAATCTTATCCAGACAGAGTTAGTTTGCTTTGGGTGCAGGTTCATGTCTCGTGGACAGTGGTTAGTGCCATGACTGACACGCATTTCCAGTCAGGTTTAGAAGCTTCCAGGCACAGGCAGTCCTCCTAGCCTGTAAGGGTACGGCACAGCTTGCCACATTTGCAGGACTGGGCACCTTGCTGTGAGCTAGGGCTGTCAGAGTGGAAAGGGTGCAGGGTTGTGCTTAGCAGCAGCACTGTTTGTCTTGGGAAGTTGTTCCTTAGGTATTCCAGAGAATCTGTATATGTCTAGGCTGGTGTTTGGGGAAGGAGAATCTGCTCCCTGGGTCTGAGCTCACAGCTGTGGACAGAAGCAGCTCAAGTGGTGTTCAGTGCTCCAGAATGGATGTAGTTGGGAATCCTaggaaggaaaggctgtgaaatattttcagtcaaaTTGGAGACAGTGGCTATCCTGCAATAGAATGATGTGGCCGTGGCCATGTCAGcctgctgtgtttctttttctggctaGGAGCTTAGCTGCAGGTGGCTGAACAGGCTGTAAAACCATTGCACTGAAggatttatctttttctctgtaGGTGATGCTAGCTAAGAATCTGGATGTGTCTCAAGGGCTGGTGAATGGGGCACGAGGAGTTGTTGTAGGATTTGAAAGTGAACAGAAGGGTAAGTAAGCTTTTCGATCTCTTGTtgaaggaagaggggaaaaaaacccaaaacaacttATCATTGGTGGCTGATGACTTGTTAATTTTGTTTACTGCTTGGTAAGAATAACTTGAGGGAAAGCAGGGAGAAATTCTTGTCTGCAATGAGAGGCTTGGAGCTCTCATGACCTGTGATGTCATACGCTGCATCAGCTGTAGCTATCTGTAGGGTCTCTTAGCGTCTCTTGTGTTTGTTCTCTAGACGTGTATGCTCATTTTTGCTTCCTGTCTGTTTTGTTGAAACAAGTCTTGGTGAagtgtgtggtgttttttgttgtttttttttttttttttttttccccct is part of the Phalacrocorax carbo chromosome 6, bPhaCar2.1, whole genome shotgun sequence genome and encodes:
- the CFAP144 gene encoding cilia- and flagella-associated protein 144 — its product is MAARSAGKQPPDPVRQNRLLCERVRKELQYQGLHTQYGVNPLRRVHTITKKPMSWHDNIEEPADARFLNLIHHAALEPTKKYSEPQTESQEIGWNTTPLVHVDRTDCRLYFPRHRTEITK
- the PIF1 gene encoding ATP-dependent DNA helicase PIF1; protein product: MEDAELRCTVAVEQPLPGGEAPRRRLMRGAMVLLGRNELRQPVLRVVGNGGAAVLSFVLAGDTVRLFTRFAGDGRAAVRVGPSGAQVLLSDCPPDALRRFLRLLRLKVAAGPRGARRLPRLLDRPPPAFAVISPLQERDLLRGPGRPHGGEARGERPAEVPRAERRPPARLSAEQEAVLGAVRSGKSIFFTGCAGTGKSFLLKKIVGSLPPKSTYATASTGVAACHIGGTTLHAFAGIGSGKAPLEQCIQLAERPGVRQHWLACQHLIIDEISMVDGKFFDRLEAVARAVRKRDEPFGGIQLIICGDFLQLPPVCKANEETKFCFQAKSWRKCIHINMELTEVWRQTDKTFVSLLSAVRLGRCTEEVTRLLMQTAANRSERDGILATRLCTHKDDVAITNERCLQQLSGELYTFGALDSDPMLVKLIDAQCPVGGRVELKLGAQVMLAKNLDVSQGLVNGARGVVVGFESEQKGLPKVRFLCGVTQVIKMEKWVFKGPSGVYLSRQQLPLKLAWAISIHKSQGMSLDCVEISLSRVFESGQAYVALSRARSLAGLRVLDFDPKVVRADPSVLEFYRQLKRHQLLPQDSLHTHSGADEKENWKCS